A window of Campylobacter lari subsp. lari contains these coding sequences:
- the mqnF gene encoding aminofutalosine deaminase family hydrolase codes for MFIIAPKIILTCDDDFNILENKAVLFDDNILEINSLEILQKSYPQAKLIQIPKDSLLLPAFINPHTHLEFSANNGNLEFGDFLKWLDSVFNNREQLSQKAKEKLILQNIHKMLKSGTATIGEISSFGSDLNPCVNSQARVIYFNEILGSNEAFLQEKQNEFLKRYETSLKFKNSKFIPAISVHAPYSTHPELAKFAIKLARENDHLLSTHFLESNHENNWLRFKKGGFKKSLAKFSKNPTPFYTPQSFLELFKDQRTLFTHCVYFKEWDLLDKNLHSITHCAFSNKLLSKSTLKLKQALKNGVNIHLGSDGLSSNVSLSMLDEMRTNLLIHNDFELENFAKILLLMATNKTAKALNLNLGEIKKGKIADFSVFKLPNSTSLKQLPLQFILQCKEVSKLFIEGKECNL; via the coding sequence ATGTTTATAATAGCACCTAAAATCATCTTAACTTGCGATGATGATTTTAATATTTTAGAAAACAAAGCAGTTCTTTTTGATGATAATATTTTAGAAATTAATAGCTTAGAAATTTTACAAAAATCCTACCCACAAGCTAAACTTATACAAATTCCAAAAGATAGTTTGCTTTTGCCTGCTTTTATCAACCCTCACACGCATTTAGAATTCAGTGCAAATAATGGAAATTTAGAATTTGGTGATTTTTTAAAATGGCTTGATAGCGTTTTTAATAACCGCGAGCAATTAAGCCAAAAAGCAAAAGAAAAATTAATCTTGCAAAATATCCATAAAATGCTAAAAAGTGGTACTGCAACCATAGGTGAAATTTCAAGTTTTGGGAGTGATTTAAACCCTTGTGTCAATTCACAAGCTAGAGTGATTTATTTTAATGAAATTTTAGGCTCAAATGAGGCTTTTTTACAAGAAAAACAAAATGAATTTTTAAAAAGATATGAAACTAGTTTGAAATTTAAAAACTCTAAATTTATCCCTGCTATTTCAGTACATGCACCCTATTCAACCCATCCAGAACTTGCCAAATTTGCTATAAAACTTGCTAGAGAAAATGATCATTTGTTAAGCACGCATTTTCTTGAGAGTAACCATGAAAATAATTGGTTAAGATTTAAAAAGGGTGGATTTAAAAAAAGTTTAGCTAAATTTAGCAAAAATCCCACACCATTTTACACCCCACAAAGTTTTTTAGAGCTTTTTAAAGATCAAAGGACTTTATTTACTCATTGTGTGTACTTTAAAGAATGGGATTTATTAGATAAAAATTTACACTCTATTACTCATTGTGCATTTTCAAACAAACTTTTGAGTAAATCTACTTTGAAATTAAAACAAGCGTTAAAAAATGGAGTAAATATCCACTTAGGAAGTGATGGTTTAAGCTCAAATGTATCATTAAGTATGCTAGATGAAATGCGAACAAATTTATTAATCCATAATGATTTTGAGTTAGAAAATTTTGCTAAAATACTACTTTTAATGGCAACAAACAAAACTGCTAAAGCCTTAAATTTAAACTTAGGCGAAATTAAAAAAGGTAAAATCGCTGATTTTAGCGTGTTTAAACTACCAAATAGCACAAGTTTAAAACAGCTTCCATTGCAGTTTATTTTACAATGCAAAGAAGTTTCAAAATTATTTATCGAAGGAAAAGAATGCAACTTATAA
- the fliM gene encoding flagellar motor switch protein FliM, which produces MAEILSQEEIDALLEVVDDDSDDSAASSKLEELEDKRDIVVYDFKRPNRVSKEQLRSIKGIHDKLARNLASQISSMMRSIVEIKLHSVDQMTYGEFLMSLPSPTSFNVFSIKPLDGNCVLEINPSIAFPMIDRLLGGQGDSFDTLRELTEIELNLLDSILRIIMQRLKESWMNVTEIYPSVEAKESSPNVVQIVSQNEIVIMVVMEIIIGNSSGMVNICYPVVHLESILSRLANRDIMMGETSAKKSRNKELKTLIGRAEVIYEAMLGKTFINVNEFLDLKQGDILKLDRSADDKAIVAIDKKEVFLAQVGLHRFRKSIKILELIKTDKDEIKEMLEKYEDERRAKANSYDENEDIEEEDDDQ; this is translated from the coding sequence ATGGCTGAGATACTTTCCCAAGAAGAAATTGATGCTTTATTAGAAGTTGTTGATGATGATAGCGATGATAGTGCTGCTTCTTCAAAGCTAGAAGAATTAGAAGATAAAAGAGATATAGTAGTATATGATTTTAAGCGTCCAAATAGGGTTTCAAAAGAACAACTTCGCTCCATCAAAGGAATTCATGATAAATTAGCAAGAAATCTTGCTTCGCAAATTTCATCTATGATGAGAAGTATAGTTGAGATTAAACTACACTCAGTGGATCAAATGACTTATGGTGAGTTTTTGATGTCTTTACCATCTCCAACTAGTTTTAACGTTTTTTCTATAAAACCTTTAGATGGAAATTGCGTACTAGAAATAAATCCAAGCATTGCTTTTCCAATGATAGATAGGCTTTTAGGTGGGCAAGGCGATAGTTTTGATACTTTAAGGGAATTGACAGAAATCGAGCTTAATTTGCTTGATTCTATTTTGCGTATTATCATGCAAAGGCTTAAAGAAAGTTGGATGAATGTTACTGAAATTTATCCAAGTGTTGAAGCAAAAGAGTCAAGTCCAAATGTCGTACAAATAGTTTCACAAAATGAAATTGTTATCATGGTTGTTATGGAGATTATCATCGGAAATTCAAGTGGTATGGTAAATATATGCTATCCTGTTGTGCATTTAGAAAGTATTTTGAGCCGTTTGGCAAACCGTGATATTATGATGGGTGAAACTTCGGCTAAAAAATCAAGAAACAAAGAGCTTAAAACCTTAATAGGCCGTGCAGAAGTGATTTATGAAGCTATGCTGGGTAAGACTTTTATCAATGTGAATGAATTTTTAGATTTAAAACAAGGGGATATTTTAAAGCTTGATAGAAGTGCAGACGATAAGGCTATAGTGGCTATTGATAAAAAAGAAGTATTTTTAGCTCAAGTGGGGCTTCATAGATTTAGAAAGTCAATTAAAATCTTAGAACTTATCAAAACCGATAAGGATGAGATTAAAGAAATGCTTGAAAAATATGAGGATGAAAGAAGAGCAAAAGCAAATTCTTATGATGAAAATGAAGACATAGAAGAGGAAGACGATGATCAATGA
- a CDS encoding membrane protein produces the protein MRPDNFVAFFTVCGFFIGLTFTIVNIEDAIEIVVYTCLITFVFYVLIHVVIMIFVDIHKIGGRHFNKEKYENENNKFIAELAAREKKMDYLLEKLQEEREDLKKLESSNKRKNVKHAAA, from the coding sequence ATGAGACCAGACAATTTTGTAGCTTTTTTTACAGTTTGTGGTTTTTTTATAGGATTAACATTTACTATAGTTAATATAGAAGATGCCATTGAAATAGTAGTTTATACTTGTTTGATTACTTTTGTTTTTTATGTTTTAATTCATGTTGTTATAATGATTTTTGTTGATATTCATAAAATTGGTGGTAGGCATTTTAATAAAGAAAAATACGAAAACGAAAATAATAAATTTATCGCAGAATTAGCTGCTAGAGAAAAGAAAATGGATTATTTACTTGAAAAACTTCAAGAAGAAAGAGAAGATCTTAAAAAGCTTGAAAGTTCAAACAAAAGGAAAAATGTAAAACATGCAGCCGCATAA
- the folK gene encoding 2-amino-4-hydroxy-6-hydroxymethyldihydropteridine diphosphokinase: MLIKGARRIEKNCFFPFYTTKKKKGKYIAIIGLGSNIEDEKKRFRSLFRLLMQDKRLQVLQTSPFLVNKAFGFEEQKDFTNAVMVVSTSLHARALLKVLFFYEFKFKRKRTFKNAPRTLDLDLLYFSKKARKDEYCTVPHVGVNDRISVTLPLGLLR, encoded by the coding sequence TTGTTAATTAAAGGAGCTAGAAGGATAGAAAAAAATTGTTTTTTTCCTTTTTATACAACTAAGAAAAAAAAAGGAAAATATATAGCCATTATAGGACTTGGAAGCAATATAGAAGATGAAAAAAAACGCTTTCGGAGTTTATTTAGACTTTTAATGCAAGATAAACGCTTGCAAGTATTGCAAACCTCGCCATTTTTGGTTAATAAAGCTTTTGGCTTTGAAGAGCAAAAAGACTTTACTAATGCAGTGATGGTTGTAAGTACAAGTTTGCATGCAAGAGCACTTTTAAAAGTTTTATTTTTTTATGAGTTTAAATTCAAAAGAAAAAGAACTTTTAAAAATGCTCCTAGAACGCTTGATTTGGATTTGTTGTATTTTTCAAAAAAAGCGCGTAAAGATGAGTATTGCACAGTGCCTCATGTGGGGGTAAATGATAGAATTAGCGTAACTTTGCCTTTGGGCTTGTTAAGATAA
- the aroQ gene encoding type II 3-dehydroquinate dehydratase, which yields MKVMVIQGPNINMLGVRETHIYGNMKMEDIHEQMKQAAKQANVEIEFFQSNFEGELVDKIQECLGSVDGVIINAAAYAHTSIAIRDAITAINMPVIEVHISNTYRREEFRQKSMIAPVCAGSVVGFGPFGYHMALMGLFQIFDQINAYKAAQAKAQQANQ from the coding sequence ATGAAAGTTATGGTAATACAAGGACCAAACATCAATATGCTTGGTGTGAGAGAAACTCATATTTATGGCAATATGAAAATGGAAGATATCCATGAGCAAATGAAACAAGCCGCAAAACAAGCTAATGTAGAGATTGAATTTTTTCAAAGCAATTTTGAAGGTGAATTGGTAGATAAAATTCAAGAATGTTTAGGTAGCGTTGATGGAGTGATTATAAACGCAGCTGCTTATGCACATACTTCTATAGCAATTCGTGATGCGATTACAGCGATTAATATGCCTGTGATTGAAGTGCATATTAGTAATACTTATAGAAGAGAAGAATTTAGACAAAAAAGTATGATAGCGCCAGTTTGTGCAGGTAGTGTGGTAGGTTTTGGTCCTTTTGGTTACCATATGGCTTTAATGGGACTTTTCCAAATTTTTGATCAAATCAATGCATATAAAGCAGCTCAAGCAAAAGCACAACAAGCAAATCAATGA
- the ribD gene encoding bifunctional diaminohydroxyphosphoribosylaminopyrimidine deaminase/5-amino-6-(5-phosphoribosylamino)uracil reductase RibD: MNHEFYMNLAIDEAWKYQFLTYPNPAVGCVILDKNGKILSIKAHKEAGKAHAELEAVSKALKELNPNLDLPQNANDLHEFICKNHQGLLKGAIAYVSLEPCNHQGKTPPCAKLFSELGFSEVFIATKDEHKLASGGAEFLKSKGIKVQIGICEKRVKELLKPFLKWQKSSFKIFKLALSLNGSASGKIVSSKASRTYAHALRSKLDLLVVGGETIRHDRPILDARLAQAKAPNLCILSHQNLESFDQKIPLFNVPNRKIFSNIPNEAKFIMYEGGENFLKAFKDDMDMFLIFSSSNLNTFENVKLDMKLKPLYKGFLENDTYGIYEKI; the protein is encoded by the coding sequence ATGAATCACGAATTTTATATGAATTTAGCTATAGATGAAGCTTGGAAGTATCAGTTTTTAACTTATCCAAATCCAGCTGTGGGTTGTGTGATTTTAGATAAAAATGGCAAAATTTTAAGCATAAAAGCACATAAAGAAGCAGGAAAAGCCCATGCAGAGCTTGAAGCAGTGAGTAAAGCCTTAAAGGAGCTTAATCCAAATTTAGATTTACCACAAAATGCAAATGATTTGCATGAGTTTATTTGTAAAAATCACCAAGGTTTGCTAAAAGGTGCCATTGCTTATGTGAGTTTAGAACCTTGCAATCATCAGGGTAAAACCCCACCTTGTGCAAAACTTTTTAGTGAGCTTGGTTTTAGTGAAGTTTTTATTGCCACTAAAGATGAGCATAAGCTTGCAAGTGGTGGTGCGGAGTTTTTAAAAAGCAAAGGCATTAAAGTGCAAATTGGTATTTGTGAAAAAAGAGTTAAAGAGCTTTTAAAGCCATTTTTAAAATGGCAAAAATCAAGTTTTAAAATTTTTAAACTAGCACTTTCTTTAAATGGCTCAGCAAGTGGAAAAATAGTAAGTTCTAAAGCAAGTAGAACCTATGCTCACGCATTACGCTCAAAGCTTGATTTACTTGTAGTAGGCGGAGAAACTATAAGACATGATAGGCCTATTTTAGATGCAAGATTAGCTCAGGCTAAAGCGCCAAATTTATGCATACTAAGCCATCAAAATTTAGAAAGTTTTGATCAAAAAATTCCTTTATTTAATGTGCCAAATAGGAAGATTTTCTCAAATATTCCTAATGAAGCTAAATTTATCATGTATGAGGGTGGAGAGAATTTTTTAAAAGCTTTTAAAGATGATATGGACATGTTTTTGATTTTTTCAAGCTCAAATTTAAACACTTTTGAAAATGTTAAGTTAGACATGAAGTTAAAGCCTTTATACAAAGGCTTTTTAGAAAATGATACTTATGGAATTTATGAAAAAATTTAA
- the sppA gene encoding signal peptide peptidase SppA yields MQLIKSFFKGIGKIISFINTYFKTFVFLFIVFLILAPSGDNAKLSNANLAQINLKGEINDASTLLEQIYKLKDDNAIKGVLLFIDSPGGAFAPSMEIALAIQDLKAKKPVVAYAGGTIASGSYLSAVGANMIIANPASFVGSIGVIMQGFNASELAQKIGISDQTIKAGTYKEAGTFMRKWSEEEKEFLQNLANQSYILFTNFVAKNRSLDLNQTKSWADAKVFLANEALKLKLIDKVGNYELAKKEVEKLAKVQNPIWQKEDAIDKFLKRLEEQSASFFANALTQFFTHLNSQKIY; encoded by the coding sequence ATGCAACTTATAAAATCATTTTTTAAAGGCATAGGCAAAATCATCTCTTTTATAAACACTTATTTTAAAACCTTTGTGTTTTTATTTATAGTTTTTTTAATCCTTGCTCCAAGTGGGGATAATGCCAAGCTTTCTAATGCAAACTTAGCACAAATCAACCTAAAAGGTGAAATTAACGATGCAAGCACTCTTTTAGAACAAATTTATAAACTCAAAGATGATAATGCTATAAAAGGGGTTTTGCTTTTTATAGATAGCCCTGGGGGAGCCTTTGCGCCAAGTATGGAGATAGCTTTAGCCATACAAGATCTAAAAGCTAAAAAACCTGTAGTAGCATATGCTGGTGGGACTATAGCAAGTGGGAGTTATTTAAGTGCAGTTGGAGCTAATATGATAATTGCTAATCCTGCTAGTTTTGTAGGATCAATTGGCGTGATTATGCAAGGTTTTAATGCAAGCGAATTAGCGCAAAAAATAGGCATAAGCGATCAAACCATAAAAGCTGGAACTTATAAAGAAGCAGGGACTTTCATGCGTAAATGGAGCGAAGAAGAAAAAGAATTTTTACAAAATTTAGCCAATCAAAGCTATATTCTTTTTACAAATTTTGTAGCTAAAAATCGCAGTTTAGACTTAAATCAAACAAAATCATGGGCTGATGCAAAAGTGTTTTTGGCAAATGAAGCTTTAAAATTAAAACTAATTGATAAAGTAGGAAATTATGAGCTTGCTAAAAAAGAAGTGGAAAAACTAGCCAAAGTACAAAACCCTATCTGGCAAAAAGAAGATGCTATAGATAAATTTTTAAAAAGATTAGAAGAGCAAAGCGCTAGCTTTTTTGCTAATGCTTTAACACAATTTTTCACGCATTTAAACTCACAAAAAATATATTAA
- a CDS encoding RNA polymerase sigma factor FliA, which produces MQPHNAYASALKKEQDDLVISYMPALRAMAFRLKERLPASIDVNDLISIGVEEMIKLSRRYDKEQNDNFWGFARKRVNGAMLDYLRSLDVMSRSNRKIIKDIDAIVDEYYQENEKEPDDEYLAQKLNLEVEKVKEARAAHAISLVMPLDEQLNCFNDSNIIEQIEKEELIEKINAVLEEFKEREKLVIQLYYYEELNLKEIAEILEISESRISQIHKRLLKKIRERLA; this is translated from the coding sequence ATGCAGCCGCATAATGCATACGCATCTGCTTTAAAAAAAGAGCAAGATGATTTAGTCATTTCATATATGCCAGCTTTAAGAGCTATGGCATTTAGACTAAAAGAGCGTTTGCCAGCTAGTATTGATGTTAATGATTTAATTAGCATTGGTGTTGAAGAGATGATTAAACTCTCACGCCGTTATGATAAAGAACAAAATGATAATTTTTGGGGTTTTGCAAGAAAAAGAGTAAATGGGGCTATGCTTGATTATCTAAGAAGCCTTGATGTAATGAGTAGAAGCAATAGAAAAATTATCAAAGATATCGATGCTATAGTTGATGAATATTATCAAGAGAATGAAAAAGAGCCAGATGATGAGTATTTGGCACAAAAACTGAATTTAGAAGTAGAAAAAGTAAAAGAAGCAAGAGCGGCTCATGCAATCTCGCTTGTGATGCCTTTAGATGAACAGCTAAATTGCTTTAATGATAGCAATATAATAGAACAAATTGAAAAAGAAGAATTGATAGAAAAAATCAATGCGGTTTTAGAAGAATTTAAAGAAAGAGAAAAATTAGTTATACAGCTTTATTATTACGAGGAATTAAATTTAAAAGAAATCGCAGAGATTTTAGAGATAAGTGAGTCAAGAATTTCACAAATTCACAAACGCTTATTAAAGAAAATTCGTGAGAGGTTAGCTTAG
- the flhF gene encoding flagellar biosynthesis protein FlhF — MGQLIHTFTVESTDEIIPKVKQDYGDKALIVTNKQIRPKTINQKPLYEVIVAIEEADYEEHLKQNNLPMPPKKKPNTASFPEAKIQAPKLEDEKKEEDVVLDFSSKAKQKPINPYLNTSKKDDNFLNLKNKLSQVSSEISKVSNYQDFSMPNNANYDKKIEAFEKQMNKLNDKMNLLVDMMWDDKADLRKELAIPPEFASIYKQAKASGMQEAHLQAIMKATIENMPSFMKANQEAVQRYFYSLLRNMLPCRIESEIKKQKIMMLVGPTGVGKTTTLAKLAFRYAYGDRRYKTGIITLDTYRIGAVEQLFQYAKMMKLPIIDSIEPTDLDDAIRSLNTCEVILVDTTGNSQYDKAKLEKTKEFLSHSNAQIDVNLVLSANTKYEDLLETYNNFSFLNIDTLIITKFDETKVFGNVFSLLYETSTPMSFFSIGQEVPDDIEIANSDFLVRCVLEGFKRDENE, encoded by the coding sequence ATGGGACAATTGATTCATACTTTTACAGTTGAAAGCACAGATGAGATTATACCTAAGGTTAAGCAAGATTATGGCGATAAAGCTTTGATAGTAACTAATAAACAAATTCGTCCAAAAACTATCAATCAAAAGCCTTTGTATGAGGTTATAGTGGCGATTGAAGAGGCTGATTATGAAGAGCATTTAAAACAAAACAATTTACCTATGCCACCAAAGAAAAAGCCAAACACAGCAAGTTTTCCTGAGGCTAAAATTCAAGCCCCAAAACTTGAAGATGAAAAAAAAGAAGAAGATGTAGTGCTTGATTTTTCTTCAAAAGCTAAGCAAAAACCTATTAATCCTTATTTAAATACAAGCAAAAAAGATGATAATTTTTTAAATTTAAAAAATAAACTTTCTCAAGTTAGTTCAGAAATTAGCAAAGTTTCTAATTATCAAGATTTTTCTATGCCAAATAATGCAAATTATGATAAAAAAATCGAAGCTTTTGAAAAACAAATGAATAAACTTAATGATAAAATGAATTTACTTGTGGATATGATGTGGGATGATAAAGCAGATTTACGCAAAGAACTAGCTATACCACCTGAATTTGCAAGTATTTATAAGCAAGCTAAGGCAAGTGGTATGCAAGAAGCGCATTTGCAAGCTATCATGAAAGCAACTATTGAAAATATGCCAAGTTTCATGAAAGCAAATCAGGAAGCAGTGCAAAGATATTTTTACTCGCTTTTGCGCAATATGCTTCCATGTCGCATTGAAAGTGAGATTAAAAAGCAAAAAATTATGATGTTAGTAGGTCCAACAGGAGTGGGTAAAACTACTACTTTAGCAAAGCTTGCTTTTCGCTATGCTTATGGGGATAGACGCTATAAAACAGGCATTATCACACTTGATACTTATAGGATAGGCGCAGTAGAGCAGCTTTTTCAATATGCTAAAATGATGAAACTTCCTATTATAGATAGCATAGAACCAACTGATTTAGATGATGCAATTAGAAGTTTAAATACTTGTGAGGTTATTTTAGTAGATACGACTGGAAATTCACAATATGATAAAGCAAAACTTGAAAAAACAAAAGAGTTTTTATCGCATTCTAATGCGCAAATTGATGTAAATTTGGTGCTTTCTGCTAATACTAAATATGAAGATTTATTAGAAACTTATAATAATTTTTCATTTTTAAATATAGACACTTTAATCATCACTAAATTTGATGAGACAAAAGTTTTTGGGAATGTTTTTTCTTTACTATATGAAACTAGCACTCCGATGAGTTTTTTTTCCATAGGTCAAGAAGTTCCTGATGATATAGAAATAGCAAATAGTGACTTTTTGGTGCGTTGCGTGTTAGAGGGTTTTAAAAGGGATGAAAATGAGTAA
- the fliY gene encoding flagellar motor switch protein FliY, translated as MINDFLGIFVNECVSTIEGLTGKTAEFSEYYEYDVNSQDSMTPPLVSATFSVNNEMKIKILASAVLMSAIGEWMMGEEEISKNSELNEDEMDAAKEAIQNIISAFSTTLGAQKEIPKMEFSLENCEFVADSLELGGFHKLYLYNVKIADLEEKISLVFDEKIYKILTKTDLEEIVAPSEDHTQDHKALTNVEELRNIGLIMDVRLPIRVRIGSKKMLLKDVLTMDIGSVIELDQLANDPLEILIGDKKIAYGEVVIVDGNFGVQITEIGSKKERLEQLR; from the coding sequence ATGATCAATGATTTTTTAGGCATATTTGTCAATGAATGTGTAAGTACAATAGAAGGTTTAACAGGAAAAACTGCTGAATTTAGTGAGTATTATGAGTATGATGTAAATTCTCAAGATTCTATGACTCCGCCATTAGTTAGTGCTACTTTTAGCGTTAATAATGAAATGAAAATCAAAATCCTAGCCAGTGCGGTTTTAATGAGTGCTATTGGTGAGTGGATGATGGGAGAAGAGGAAATCTCCAAAAACAGTGAGCTAAATGAAGATGAAATGGACGCTGCTAAAGAAGCTATACAAAATATCATTTCAGCATTTTCTACTACTTTAGGTGCGCAAAAAGAAATTCCAAAAATGGAGTTTAGTCTAGAAAATTGTGAATTTGTTGCAGATAGCTTAGAGCTTGGCGGTTTTCATAAATTATATTTATACAATGTAAAAATAGCTGATTTAGAAGAAAAAATTTCTTTGGTTTTTGATGAGAAAATTTATAAGATTTTAACCAAAACTGACTTAGAAGAAATCGTAGCACCAAGTGAAGATCATACACAAGATCATAAAGCCTTGACCAATGTAGAAGAGCTAAGAAATATCGGTTTGATCATGGATGTGCGCTTGCCTATAAGAGTGCGTATAGGTAGTAAAAAAATGCTTTTAAAAGATGTTTTGACTATGGATATAGGCTCTGTTATAGAACTTGATCAATTAGCAAATGATCCTTTAGAAATTTTAATAGGTGATAAAAAAATTGCTTATGGGGAAGTGGTTATCGTAGATGGAAACTTTGGAGTGCAAATAACTGAAATTGGTTCTAAGAAGGAAAGATTAGAGCAATTAAGATGA
- a CDS encoding P-loop NTPase codes for MSNQAEKLKDLIKDERTGVKQTHFIAVTSGKGGVGKSTFSANLGNILSKNGYKVGLFDADIGLANLDVILNVRVEKNLLHVLKGECSLEDILIEVKPNLWLIPGESGDEILKYNDKNIYERFLNQTSILDDLDFLIIDTGAGIGGNIGNFLEMSDEVIVITVPDPAAITDAYATIKTTSKTKENLLMVFNVVKNENEALRIFDNIKKVASINIKHNLNLEFLGYLAQSKDISSSIKKRTLFSDEDTNASDELKVIASKLLYRLEQKVLNSVGDKSIMSFFKKLLDRF; via the coding sequence ATGAGTAATCAAGCAGAAAAATTAAAAGATTTAATAAAAGATGAAAGAACAGGTGTTAAGCAAACTCATTTTATCGCTGTAACTAGTGGCAAAGGTGGAGTTGGAAAAAGTACTTTTAGTGCAAATTTAGGAAATATTTTATCTAAAAATGGCTATAAAGTAGGGCTTTTTGATGCAGATATTGGGCTTGCAAATTTAGATGTTATTTTAAATGTGCGCGTGGAAAAAAATCTTTTGCATGTTTTAAAGGGTGAGTGTTCATTAGAAGATATTTTAATCGAAGTGAAACCAAATTTATGGCTTATTCCAGGTGAAAGTGGAGATGAGATTTTAAAATATAATGATAAAAATATTTATGAGAGATTTTTAAATCAAACTAGTATTTTAGATGATTTGGATTTTTTGATCATCGACACTGGGGCAGGAATTGGTGGTAATATAGGAAATTTCTTAGAAATGTCAGATGAGGTTATAGTTATCACTGTGCCTGATCCTGCGGCTATAACAGATGCTTATGCGACTATAAAAACCACTTCAAAAACTAAAGAGAATTTATTGATGGTATTTAATGTTGTAAAAAATGAGAATGAAGCTTTAAGAATTTTTGATAATATTAAAAAAGTAGCAAGTATAAATATAAAACATAACTTAAATTTAGAATTTTTGGGTTATTTAGCTCAAAGTAAGGATATTAGTTCTAGTATAAAAAAACGAACTTTATTTAGCGATGAAGATACCAATGCAAGTGATGAGCTCAAAGTCATAGCTTCTAAGCTTTTGTATAGGTTGGAACAAAAAGTGCTTAATAGTGTGGGAGATAAAAGCATAATGAGTTTTTTCAAGAAGCTTTTGGATCGTTTTTGA
- a CDS encoding M24 family metallopeptidase: MNFILKNENALFYECGYSCDNALFLKLEDEAFFITDARYSFEASEMIKNAKVVLAQDLFASARELLEKVGIDRVCFDPKDFSYFEFKELSKSANIVFEEKLDLSKNKRIIKNAKELQLLQKAVNFGKECFDEFAKFISCEGHGKSEKELHFKACEIFQKKGALGLSFSPIVAINENAAKAHALPSDKCLEYGDLLLVDAGVVYQRYCSDRTRTACFDESGIVFDKNKPNFKDKEIMQIYEVVKQAQLQAIEKARVGMMANELDFIAREVIKNAGFEKEFIHSLGHGVGLDIHELPNISPRSDYELKEGMVFTIEPGIYIQDKLGIRIEDMVYLDKEKAVVL, from the coding sequence ATGAATTTCATCTTAAAAAACGAAAATGCACTTTTTTATGAGTGTGGCTATTCTTGCGATAATGCTTTATTTTTAAAACTTGAAGATGAAGCATTTTTCATCACTGATGCAAGATATAGCTTTGAAGCTAGTGAAATGATAAAAAATGCTAAGGTGGTTTTAGCACAAGATCTTTTTGCTAGTGCTAGAGAGCTTTTAGAAAAAGTGGGAATTGATAGGGTGTGTTTTGACCCAAAAGACTTTAGTTATTTTGAATTTAAAGAACTTAGTAAAAGTGCAAATATCGTTTTTGAAGAAAAATTAGACTTGAGTAAAAACAAACGCATTATAAAAAATGCTAAGGAATTACAACTTTTGCAAAAGGCTGTAAATTTTGGAAAAGAATGCTTTGATGAATTTGCAAAATTTATAAGCTGTGAAGGCCATGGTAAAAGTGAGAAAGAATTACATTTTAAAGCATGTGAAATTTTTCAAAAAAAAGGCGCTTTAGGACTTTCTTTTTCGCCTATTGTAGCTATTAATGAAAATGCAGCTAAGGCTCATGCTTTACCTAGTGATAAATGTTTAGAATATGGAGATTTGTTATTAGTTGATGCGGGCGTGGTTTATCAAAGGTATTGTTCTGATCGTACAAGAACGGCTTGTTTTGATGAGAGTGGCATAGTGTTTGATAAAAATAAGCCAAATTTTAAAGACAAAGAAATTATGCAAATTTATGAAGTGGTTAAACAAGCTCAGCTTCAAGCTATAGAAAAAGCACGCGTTGGTATGATGGCAAATGAGCTTGATTTTATCGCAAGAGAAGTGATTAAAAATGCAGGTTTTGAAAAAGAATTTATACATAGTCTAGGTCATGGAGTAGGGCTTGATATACATGAGTTGCCAAACATTAGTCCAAGAAGTGATTATGAGTTAAAAGAAGGTATGGTATTTACCATTGAACCTGGAATTTATATCCAAGATAAATTAGGCATTAGGATAGAAGATATGGTCTATCTTGATAAAGAAAAGGCGGTGGTGTTATAA